The stretch of DNA CACTTCCGTTGATTCCAGCCACAGGTTTGGGCAAAAAGCTGGCCAGGAGGCCATACTCCAGAGCCACGCGTTTCACCACAAATTTAAAGGTGGAAATGTTGTCTGCGGTTTCCAGGGCAGGAGCATAACGAAAATCGATCTCGTGCTGTCCGGGCGCCACCTCGTGGTGGGCCGCCTCAATCTCGAAACCCATCTCCACAAGCTTGTTGGTGATCTCCCGGCGAATGCGCTCCCCCTTATCAATGGGAGCCAGATCAAAATAACCTGCCTGATCGTTCACTTTGGTGCTGGCCCTGCCATCCTCTGAATGCTCAAACAGAAAGAACTCGGGCTCAGGACCAGCAAACAGCTCAAAGCCCATCTTCTTGGCGCGGGCAATCTGGCGGCGCAACACATACCGGGGGTCCCCCTCAAAAGGGGTGCCATCGGGCAGGGCCACATCACAGATCAGACGGGCCACCTTGCCCCGCTCGTACTCCTCATGGCTGAACTTGGGAAAGATCAGGAAAGTCGAGAGGTCCGGCTTCAGGAGCATGTCAGATTCTTCAATGCGGGTGAACCCCTCAATGGAAGAACCATCAAACATCACCTCGCCGTTCAGGGCTTTTTCAAACTGGCTGGAAGGCACCTCAATGTTCTTGACAATGCCCAGAATGTCCGTGAACTGCAACCGCAAAAATTGCACATTGTTCGTGTTCAGGGCTTGCAGAATGCTCTCTTTTGTGTGCGGCATCTCGCTCCATCCTTTCTGTGCTTCATCAAAAGCAGCGAGACTCTGGACCATGAACCTGTCGGGAAGGTTCGTGATCAGAAGAAATTCTTCTGACCTTCAGAATGGGTCGTCTGCTCGGTATTTCCAACATTCAAAGTCTAAATTTATGCCCTGTGGGTGTCAATGAAGAGAGAGCCGAGGGCCGAGAGCTGAGAGCCGAGGGCAAAAAGCAGAAGGCAGCGAAGGAAGTGCCAACCGAACCGCTTCGGGGCGACCCAGGGCGAAGCGGGCCGCCCAGCGAGCACATCTTTGCATCAAGAAGAGGGCCGTCCTGCAAGCGCGTTGTGGGGTTAAGAAGGCGCATCTTGGGGTCAAGAGGAAGGCAGAAGGCGGATGTGGGGGCGGGCCGCTGGCTCGCCCCAGGTCATAGAAATGGGTTCATTGCCAATCCCGAGTTCTCACATCGGAAAAGGGTTACCAATGTCCCTGCCCGGAAGACCTACACTGAAGCCATGATGACCCGAAGCTGGCAAGAGGTCCGCGCGGACTTTCCCATTCTCAGACGCGAGGTGAACGGCAAAAGGCTGGTGTATCTGGATTCCACCGCCACAGCCCAGAAGCCCAGATGTGTCATTGACGCTCTGAGCCATTTTTATGAGCACACCAATGCCAACATCCACAGGGGGGCCTACTCCCTGTCCATTGAATCCACCGATCTTTATGAACAGGCCCGTTCCCGAATTGCGGCCCTGATTCATGCACCGGAAACCGGGGTGGTTTTCACCCGCAACACCACCGAGGCCATCAACCTGGTTGCCCGCACCTGGGCCCTGGACCACCTGAAGAGCGGAGACCAGATTCTGGTGACGGAACTCGAACACCACTCCAACCTGGTGCCCTGGCACATTGCAGCAAAAGCAACTGGAGCCGAAGTGGTTGGTGTAAGGATCACTTCTGAGGGCCGTCTGGATCAGGAGGACTACCAGCAGAAACTCCGTTCAGGCAAAGTCAAACTGGTGGCTGTAGGCCACATCTCCAATGCCCTTGGGACCATCAATCCGGTGAAACAGATGGCTGTGCAGGCCCATGAGGCAGGGGCCGTCATTCTGGTGGATGGTGCCCAGAGTGTCCCTCACCTGCCTGTGAATGTGCAGGATCTGGATGCAGATTTCTATGCCTTCAGCGGACACAAGATGTGCGGACCCACAGGAGCAGGCGTGCTGTATGGCCGCCCTGAATTGCTTGAAAAGATGTCTCCTTTCCTGGGAGGAGGGGAGATGATCGATCAGGTCTTTGTGGAGCACTCCACCTATGCAGACTTGCCCCGCAAGTTTGAAGCAGGCACCCCTGCCATTGCGGAGGTGATTGCGCTGGGTGTGGCTGCCCAGTATTTGCAGGACATTGGCCTGGAGCGCATCTGGCAGCATGAGCAGGAACTCATGCGGTATGCCCTGGAACGCATCAGGGATGTTCCAGAACTGACCCAGTATGGTCCCATCGGAGAGGACCGTGCAGGCGTCCTGAGTTTCAACCTCGAAGGCGTTCACTCCCATGATGTGGCCGGTTTCCTGGATGAGCAGGGCATCTGTGTGCGAAGCGGGCACCATTGTGCCCAGCCCCTGATGCGTGCCCTGGGGGTGGGTTCCACTGCACGGGCCAGTTTCTATCTGTACAATACCCGGGAAGACATCGACCTGTTCATTGAGGCGATGCAGAACATTGCCCTTTTCTTCAAGGAGTGACATGAGCCTGCTGGAAGACCTTTACAAACAGATCATTCTGGAGCATTACAAAAAGCCCAGAAACTACGGTGAACTTGAGCCCCACACCCACCGCCAGGAAGGCAAGAACACCTCCTGCGGAGATGAGATCACGCTGGACCTGACCGTGGAGAACGGCATCATCCGGGAGGCCCGCTTCAAAGGGCATGGTTGCGCCATCTCTCAAGCCACTGCAAGCCTGATGACCGAGGCCATCAAAGGCAAGAGCATCAGTGAAGTGCAGGACCTGTCCAGTTACTTCAAAAACATGCTGCGCAGCGGAACAGCCCATCCTGAACTCGGGGACCTCGGGGCTTTGCAGGGCATCAGCAAGATTCACGCCCGGGTCAAGTGTGCCTCCCTGCCCTGGACCACCCTTGATGAGGCCCTCCGGCAGAGCGACAACGCCAACTGAGCGTCAGAAAGCTGTTCCAAATTGCCCCACAGTCAACACCCCTTCAGCCTGTGCTTTGCCATAAACCCCGAAGATGGGGTTTTTTTGTGCTCTTTCCCTGCTCAGACGGGTGACAGCTGCCAGGGGTTCACGTCCTGCAGTGGCATCTTTCGGGCTGACGTTGGGCATGATGCAGCGGATGCAGGCCCCGATCATTTCCAGCTCCAGGCCATTTTCCCACCTGAGTCTGGAGACCTGTTCCTCGACAAAGGGTGCAAGTTCTTCATGGTCGATCACCAGGTTCGGGCGGAAACGTTCGAGTTCCACCGGTGGATGTCCCTCTTCAGAAAGACGCTGGTTGAGGGCACGCAAAGAGGCCAGTGAAACCACATGCAGAGGCATCAGGGCCTTTCTTGTCTGCCCCTCTTTCCCCAGGCGAACCAGTCTGAGCGGTCTTCCCAGGGTTGAGGTCAGCCACCTGCTGGCATGCTCTCCGGCATCAAACCCCGAGAAAGTTTCATTGACTTTCTCAATGTCATTCCAGA from Deinococcus cellulosilyticus NBRC 106333 = KACC 11606 encodes:
- the glnA gene encoding type I glutamate--ammonia ligase; its protein translation is MPHTKESILQALNTNNVQFLRLQFTDILGIVKNIEVPSSQFEKALNGEVMFDGSSIEGFTRIEESDMLLKPDLSTFLIFPKFSHEEYERGKVARLICDVALPDGTPFEGDPRYVLRRQIARAKKMGFELFAGPEPEFFLFEHSEDGRASTKVNDQAGYFDLAPIDKGERIRREITNKLVEMGFEIEAAHHEVAPGQHEIDFRYAPALETADNISTFKFVVKRVALEYGLLASFLPKPVAGINGSGMHVHLSLFKDGKNAFYDEKAEYQLSNTALYFIGGLLEHADAMCAITNPLVNSFKRLVPGYEAPVNIAWSTSNRSAMVRIPARRGAGTRAELRMPDPSCNPYLALAVMLAAGLDGIEKQMEPAPAIQRNIYHMTVREKRKHKIRELPGDLNQAVDALERSEVLTECLGQHVMEHFVEAKRQEWREYSAVVHQWELDTYLSNY
- a CDS encoding cysteine desulfurase; translation: MMTRSWQEVRADFPILRREVNGKRLVYLDSTATAQKPRCVIDALSHFYEHTNANIHRGAYSLSIESTDLYEQARSRIAALIHAPETGVVFTRNTTEAINLVARTWALDHLKSGDQILVTELEHHSNLVPWHIAAKATGAEVVGVRITSEGRLDQEDYQQKLRSGKVKLVAVGHISNALGTINPVKQMAVQAHEAGAVILVDGAQSVPHLPVNVQDLDADFYAFSGHKMCGPTGAGVLYGRPELLEKMSPFLGGGEMIDQVFVEHSTYADLPRKFEAGTPAIAEVIALGVAAQYLQDIGLERIWQHEQELMRYALERIRDVPELTQYGPIGEDRAGVLSFNLEGVHSHDVAGFLDEQGICVRSGHHCAQPLMRALGVGSTARASFYLYNTREDIDLFIEAMQNIALFFKE
- the sufU gene encoding Fe-S cluster assembly sulfur transfer protein SufU → MSLLEDLYKQIILEHYKKPRNYGELEPHTHRQEGKNTSCGDEITLDLTVENGIIREARFKGHGCAISQATASLMTEAIKGKSISEVQDLSSYFKNMLRSGTAHPELGDLGALQGISKIHARVKCASLPWTTLDEALRQSDNAN
- a CDS encoding MOSC domain-containing protein; protein product: MTDPPLLSALQLVGLWIYPIKSCAGIQVISARVTPDAGLDGDREWIIINSENQQVWMGEIHQMALIQPGFDGDDLVLRSPGCSDLRVSRQISQNPCEVNIWNDIEKVNETFSGFDAGEHASRWLTSTLGRPLRLVRLGKEGQTRKALMPLHVVSLASLRALNQRLSEEGHPPVELERFRPNLVIDHEELAPFVEEQVSRLRWENGLELEMIGACIRCIMPNVSPKDATAGREPLAAVTRLSRERAQKNPIFGVYGKAQAEGVLTVGQFGTAF